A single Paenibacillus sp. FSL R5-0517 DNA region contains:
- a CDS encoding diguanylate cyclase, translating into MMSFKIRTVLTVIFAVLSLLVTLTIGSVFSKKSFVAVETEIGHSLTGTASQASDKLDRFMSARAGELDLLGKMASLEDGFQPDEIQMLLDQLQDSFPSFSWVGFMNPKGKVLAATDGILLGENLSERPVYQEGIKGKFIGDVHNAVLLAKLLPNPTGEPLQFVDISFPLKDNKGHIRGVLAAHLSWAWAKEVEESVLSPLKREEKDIEFFIVSKKEHTVLLGPKEWIGKPLALPGVEEAQRNQSSWSIEEWPDGKEYVTGFAYSQGHLDYPGLGWTVVIRQVKSTAFASVFDLMRFNVWAGLAVTALFALIGWFVSRLISAPLVRLTRVANRLRAGEEIEIPENKGIKEIEVLSRSLRDMLTSLMNKDSELVVMQNLAHFDQLTSLPNRTALEVYLEESLETESENHTLTFLYLDLDGFKRVNDTLGHQVGDVLLQKVAQRLSSLGQEKGITVRLGGDEFLIVLQSVGSHPREEACAYAEAIIQSLNKPFIIEYERIRIGCSIGGAEYPTNSNNPSEIIRMADEALYESKRAGKNRMTFYSELKQNQ; encoded by the coding sequence ATGATGTCATTCAAGATTAGAACTGTGCTTACTGTCATCTTCGCTGTGTTATCCCTGCTGGTTACCTTGACGATTGGATCTGTTTTTAGCAAAAAATCATTCGTTGCTGTGGAGACCGAGATTGGTCATTCACTTACAGGTACGGCCTCACAAGCTTCGGACAAACTGGATCGGTTTATGTCCGCGCGCGCCGGTGAACTGGATCTTCTGGGCAAAATGGCTTCGCTAGAAGATGGGTTTCAGCCTGATGAGATTCAGATGTTGCTGGATCAGCTACAAGATAGCTTTCCCTCATTCTCATGGGTTGGATTCATGAACCCGAAGGGAAAAGTGCTAGCCGCGACAGATGGTATATTGCTTGGAGAAAATTTATCAGAGCGACCTGTGTATCAGGAGGGGATCAAGGGTAAATTCATTGGAGATGTGCATAACGCAGTACTTCTTGCCAAGCTGTTACCAAATCCAACGGGAGAGCCGTTGCAATTTGTCGATATCAGTTTTCCACTGAAGGATAACAAAGGACATATTAGGGGTGTGCTCGCTGCACATTTAAGCTGGGCATGGGCGAAGGAAGTCGAAGAATCCGTGCTTTCCCCATTGAAAAGAGAAGAAAAGGACATTGAGTTCTTTATCGTAAGCAAAAAGGAACATACAGTGTTGCTGGGGCCAAAGGAATGGATTGGTAAACCTTTGGCATTGCCTGGCGTCGAAGAGGCCCAGCGCAACCAAAGCAGTTGGTCCATTGAAGAGTGGCCTGATGGTAAGGAATATGTAACAGGGTTTGCCTACAGCCAGGGTCATCTGGATTATCCCGGATTAGGCTGGACTGTGGTTATTCGTCAAGTCAAGTCGACAGCGTTTGCATCTGTTTTTGACCTGATGCGGTTTAATGTGTGGGCTGGTCTTGCGGTTACTGCGCTGTTTGCACTGATTGGCTGGTTTGTCTCACGTCTGATCTCTGCCCCGCTTGTACGTCTCACTAGAGTGGCCAATCGACTCCGGGCAGGTGAAGAGATTGAGATTCCTGAAAATAAGGGGATTAAGGAGATTGAAGTGTTGTCCCGCTCGCTTCGCGATATGCTGACCTCTCTGATGAATAAAGACTCAGAGCTGGTTGTAATGCAGAATCTGGCACATTTTGATCAGTTAACAAGTCTGCCGAATCGTACTGCCCTTGAAGTGTATCTGGAGGAGTCTCTGGAGACCGAAAGTGAAAATCACACGCTGACTTTTCTCTATCTGGATCTGGATGGATTCAAACGAGTCAACGATACACTTGGACATCAGGTTGGAGATGTTCTTTTACAAAAAGTGGCCCAACGTCTGTCCTCTCTTGGTCAGGAGAAGGGCATAACGGTTCGATTGGGCGGAGATGAATTCCTCATTGTACTTCAGTCGGTCGGAAGTCATCCGAGGGAAGAAGCCTGCGCTTATGCAGAAGCCATCATTCAAAGTCTGAACAAGCCGTTTATTATTGAATACGAGCGAATTCGAATTGGATGTAGCATCGGAGGGGCTGAATATCCAACCAACAGCAACAACCCATCTGAGATTATCCGAATGGCGGATGAAGCATTGTATGAGTCCAAACGTGCAGGCAAGAACAGAATGACATTTTATTCCGAGTTGAAGCAGAATCAATAG
- a CDS encoding GGDEF domain-containing protein produces MKRFHTYNSSHIPTEYEFKHSKWIQKMLHAYWVVIIAHFAIQVGCFLFLEYDRTPRDFLMNVLFWPTAISSSCILFASWVDRRFSSYSFYTMSIASTVIAWTIIHVNYDIRIILAICLLPIFASVLFFNKKRVWIVFLMQMTGYLLVLFDPAYRLYLSSFDMVSIPAFLILGTYVAQVIVTSGVEVLDDLQASMLAKQDLIVRNAIMTKQSKTDGLTNLYNQSSFKDYYEKAFEYANSGMSLHLALIDIDDFKSINDTYGHRVGDIILEKVSLIIQETITSSDIAARYGGEEFALLMFEQSFKQAYALVEQIRQKIALMGHLELEGAPITVSIGLKSYSPNLSKDKLFEEVDACLYAAKRTGKNKTVTSLELTSHS; encoded by the coding sequence ATGAAAAGGTTCCATACATACAATAGCAGCCACATTCCAACCGAATACGAGTTCAAGCATTCCAAATGGATTCAGAAAATGCTTCATGCCTACTGGGTTGTCATCATTGCACATTTTGCCATTCAGGTTGGCTGTTTCCTGTTTCTGGAGTATGATCGCACACCTCGAGATTTCTTGATGAATGTCCTGTTCTGGCCTACGGCCATCAGCAGTTCTTGCATTTTGTTCGCAAGCTGGGTTGATCGACGCTTCAGTTCCTATTCCTTCTATACCATGTCTATCGCCAGCACCGTTATTGCCTGGACGATTATTCATGTCAATTATGATATTCGGATTATATTAGCCATCTGCCTGTTGCCCATCTTCGCTTCGGTGCTGTTCTTCAATAAAAAAAGAGTCTGGATTGTCTTTCTGATGCAGATGACAGGTTACCTTCTGGTGTTGTTCGATCCGGCCTACCGGTTGTACCTGTCTTCATTTGATATGGTATCCATTCCTGCTTTTCTAATCTTAGGTACATATGTAGCACAGGTTATCGTGACTAGCGGCGTTGAGGTCTTGGACGATCTTCAGGCCAGTATGCTTGCCAAGCAGGACCTTATTGTGCGAAATGCCATTATGACCAAACAGTCCAAAACAGATGGTTTAACCAACCTCTATAATCAAAGCTCATTCAAGGATTATTACGAAAAGGCATTCGAGTATGCCAACAGCGGCATGAGTCTGCATCTGGCTTTGATTGATATTGATGACTTCAAATCCATTAATGATACTTATGGTCATCGGGTTGGAGACATCATTCTGGAGAAGGTGTCCCTGATCATTCAGGAAACCATTACCTCCAGTGATATTGCCGCACGGTACGGGGGCGAAGAGTTCGCCTTATTGATGTTTGAGCAATCTTTCAAGCAGGCCTATGCCTTGGTGGAACAGATTCGTCAGAAGATTGCCCTGATGGGCCATCTGGAACTTGAAGGAGCCCCCATCACGGTGAGTATCGGTCTCAAAAGCTACAGTCCTAATCTAAGCAAAGACAAATTGTTTGAAGAAGTGGATGCCTGTTTGTATGCCGCCAAACGAACAGGTAAAAATAAAACCGTAACATCACTTGAACTGACTTCGCATTCGTAG
- a CDS encoding DUF11 domain-containing protein, with the protein MSPNSGPLSHWLQNQSLVRFSSGTTELEQVAYSNTVTTPWVGPRLEVKKQCNVAIATLGQSLTYMIEIVNTGNCTATVHVVDSLSAETSLLPNSVLRDAIPLPGASPENGLPAAEIAPGATLRYHFQVVILRIPAGLKLLNQAEVNYAFVASEGRTVRGVERSNTVEVNMVSSRLEVSLQAERDQTFSGDIIMYTVIVSNPGFVAATGAQVTIALPQGIVFIPASVIVDEMFAPQVTPDTGVELGEILPGSSVRIQYRVQVVGGSDANGISSVAVLTYISAGQRETVYSNQVTLEVIQPRISVVKTVLPVTATWGDTVQYNITVSNASSYAVDGTLMDILPTGMTFVEGSLGWNGVKRPGTNLAKGLNLGTLTARSNLNIQFEAKLAERGESIPDDYKYVNHASLIYTFRLPDSRSVQRMITSNEAVIELKAPFIQAYVQVKPTLVEQGDTVTFEVRVMNTGNVTARVQLGGILPEGSKWLGQAAGQIQWNIPEYSTPRVLHVGEIKPGEEKNNSYVVQLASDKTGTLQGALIARYTYEWNGQKKAGESRSNEYSIIVEYGEE; encoded by the coding sequence ATGAGTCCTAACTCAGGTCCGTTGTCCCACTGGCTTCAGAATCAGTCGCTGGTTCGATTCAGCTCGGGTACGACTGAACTGGAACAGGTGGCTTATTCCAATACAGTTACTACTCCATGGGTCGGGCCTAGGTTGGAAGTGAAAAAGCAATGCAATGTAGCTATCGCTACACTGGGCCAGTCCCTGACTTATATGATCGAGATTGTTAACACAGGCAATTGTACGGCTACAGTTCATGTTGTGGATTCATTGTCTGCTGAAACATCCCTTCTTCCTAATAGTGTATTACGAGATGCAATTCCACTACCGGGGGCATCACCAGAGAACGGGCTGCCTGCAGCAGAGATCGCACCGGGAGCAACGCTGAGATATCATTTTCAAGTCGTGATTTTGCGGATACCGGCTGGCTTAAAGCTGCTCAATCAAGCTGAGGTTAACTATGCATTTGTGGCATCTGAAGGCAGAACAGTCAGAGGTGTGGAGAGATCCAACACGGTGGAGGTGAATATGGTCTCGTCCAGGCTTGAAGTCAGCCTGCAAGCCGAGCGGGACCAAACCTTCTCAGGGGATATTATCATGTACACCGTCATCGTAAGCAATCCGGGTTTTGTTGCAGCGACGGGTGCGCAGGTAACGATCGCTTTGCCGCAAGGTATTGTTTTTATACCTGCCAGTGTCATAGTAGATGAGATGTTTGCGCCACAAGTAACGCCTGATACGGGCGTAGAACTTGGAGAGATTTTGCCCGGAAGCTCCGTTAGGATACAATATCGGGTTCAGGTTGTGGGGGGAAGCGATGCGAACGGAATATCAAGTGTGGCTGTACTGACTTATATCTCCGCAGGGCAGCGCGAGACGGTTTACTCCAATCAGGTTACTTTGGAAGTGATACAGCCCCGAATTTCTGTGGTGAAAACGGTGCTCCCGGTAACGGCCACATGGGGTGATACCGTGCAATATAATATTACCGTCTCCAACGCAAGCAGCTACGCGGTAGACGGAACCCTCATGGATATATTGCCAACAGGTATGACATTTGTCGAAGGAAGTCTGGGCTGGAATGGAGTTAAACGTCCCGGAACTAATCTGGCTAAAGGTCTCAATCTGGGGACATTGACTGCCCGGTCTAATCTGAATATTCAGTTCGAAGCGAAACTTGCAGAACGAGGTGAATCGATACCTGATGACTATAAGTATGTGAATCATGCCAGCCTGATATATACCTTTCGCTTGCCGGATTCACGATCAGTACAGCGGATGATTACATCCAATGAAGCTGTGATTGAATTAAAAGCACCGTTCATTCAGGCTTATGTTCAAGTAAAACCCACGTTGGTCGAGCAGGGAGATACAGTGACTTTTGAGGTACGTGTGATGAATACGGGTAATGTGACGGCACGCGTGCAGTTGGGAGGCATTTTGCCTGAGGGCTCCAAATGGCTTGGGCAAGCTGCGGGTCAGATCCAGTGGAACATTCCGGAATACTCCACGCCTAGAGTTCTCCATGTGGGTGAGATTAAGCCTGGAGAGGAGAAGAACAACTCCTATGTAGTGCAGCTGGCATCCGACAAGACGGGTACGCTGCAAGGAGCCTTGATCGCTAGGTATACGTATGAATGGAATGGACAAAAAAAGGCAGGCGAATCCCGATCGAATGAGTACAGTATCATTGTGGAGTATGGAGAAGAATAA
- a CDS encoding YolD-like family protein: MAKAKVAKRPTRDEFELEELGNQLVEAFRERSEVLLTVWGKEDQVQGVIVKMDSRTRLVHVEYTEEEFTAKVPFMDIMRVQSPRY, from the coding sequence TTGGCAAAAGCAAAAGTAGCAAAAAGACCTACACGGGATGAGTTTGAACTTGAAGAGTTGGGAAATCAACTGGTTGAAGCCTTTCGTGAACGTTCGGAAGTACTATTGACCGTATGGGGCAAAGAAGACCAAGTGCAGGGCGTCATTGTCAAAATGGACTCGCGTACAAGACTCGTGCATGTAGAGTATACAGAAGAAGAGTTCACGGCGAAGGTGCCTTTCATGGATATCATGCGGGTGCAGTCTCCCAGATACTGA
- a CDS encoding amino acid permease, whose translation MNTSSQLKKTIGMPQAVALYVSAVLGSGVLIIPGLAAELAGPASLLAWGGMVLLILPLALSMGLLSARYPDAGGVSHFVTLAFGQRAGTIIGWFFLMSVPIGAPVAALTGAGYMTAALGLGEHIRILIAAIMLAIGLIINIVGMQVAGKVQIGVVIAIVAVLVMAFVLALPNMDSIHYTPFMPHGWVSIGQAGAILFWCFIGWEAVSHLSEEFTDPRKAAITGVTIAAIIVGVLYFLTALATVGTQSYLHGGADVSLVWIISQPLGIWGAWIAGLTGIFICTATVIAYAGAASRVGYALARQGAAPRWMAHLSKRFHTPVAAIGFLGICFILVLSVYASGIVSLTTLIQLPNATFILTYLGGCAAGIRLLKGSRTGVTISWISFVATAIVFPFTGWAVLYPVLIVILYGLFSRKQPSKI comes from the coding sequence ATGAACACCTCTTCACAGCTCAAAAAAACAATCGGCATGCCGCAAGCCGTTGCGCTCTATGTAAGTGCAGTACTCGGTTCAGGTGTCCTGATTATACCCGGACTGGCTGCTGAACTGGCCGGTCCAGCTTCGCTATTGGCTTGGGGCGGCATGGTCCTGCTAATTCTGCCACTCGCTTTATCCATGGGACTATTATCTGCCCGATATCCCGATGCAGGTGGTGTATCCCATTTTGTTACCCTTGCTTTCGGACAACGTGCCGGAACAATCATTGGCTGGTTCTTTTTGATGTCGGTACCCATAGGAGCTCCTGTAGCAGCTCTGACGGGTGCAGGATATATGACGGCAGCGTTGGGGTTAGGTGAACATATCAGAATCCTTATTGCCGCCATAATGCTGGCGATTGGATTGATCATTAATATCGTTGGTATGCAAGTTGCTGGTAAAGTACAGATTGGTGTCGTCATCGCTATTGTTGCCGTGCTCGTGATGGCCTTTGTACTGGCTCTTCCCAACATGGACTCCATCCATTACACCCCATTCATGCCGCATGGCTGGGTCAGCATCGGTCAAGCCGGAGCGATTCTGTTCTGGTGTTTTATTGGCTGGGAGGCGGTATCCCATCTTTCCGAAGAATTCACTGACCCTCGAAAAGCAGCCATTACAGGTGTGACTATCGCTGCGATTATTGTAGGTGTACTCTACTTCCTGACAGCCCTGGCTACCGTAGGCACGCAAAGTTATCTGCATGGCGGGGCCGATGTGTCCCTCGTATGGATCATTAGTCAACCCCTTGGTATCTGGGGTGCCTGGATCGCTGGACTGACTGGCATATTTATCTGTACAGCAACCGTCATTGCCTATGCCGGGGCAGCTTCAAGAGTTGGTTATGCACTCGCGAGACAAGGTGCTGCACCGCGTTGGATGGCTCATCTGTCCAAGCGATTCCACACACCCGTAGCAGCAATTGGATTCCTCGGGATCTGCTTCATTCTGGTGCTAAGTGTCTATGCCAGCGGCATCGTATCACTTACAACACTGATTCAGCTTCCCAATGCAACCTTTATCCTCACATATCTTGGGGGCTGTGCAGCAGGAATCCGATTATTAAAAGGAAGTCGCACCGGCGTGACCATCAGCTGGATTTCCTTTGTAGCCACAGCGATCGTATTCCCTTTTACCGGATGGGCGGTACTGTACCCGGTTCTTATTGTAATTCTCTATGGCTTGTTCAGCCGCAAACAACCATCCAAGATCTGA
- a CDS encoding ferritin, translating into MSQELTASLNEQMNFEFYSAHVYLAMAAYCSSKSLDGFANFFIVQAEEERFHGMKIYKFLNDRGHRATLAALPEPKNEYASMLDVFEHGYAHEQQNTKKFYNLADIALNEREHATMYFLKWFIDEQVEEEALFDNIIQKLRRIEKDSNAFYMLDAEFGKRSFTAPAE; encoded by the coding sequence ATGAGCCAAGAGTTAACAGCATCTTTAAATGAACAGATGAATTTCGAGTTTTATTCCGCTCATGTATATCTGGCTATGGCAGCCTATTGTTCCAGCAAGAGTTTGGATGGATTTGCGAACTTCTTCATCGTGCAAGCCGAAGAGGAGCGATTCCATGGTATGAAAATATACAAATTCCTGAATGATCGTGGACACCGTGCTACATTAGCCGCTTTGCCAGAACCGAAGAATGAATATGCTTCGATGCTGGATGTCTTTGAGCATGGTTATGCTCATGAACAGCAGAACACGAAAAAATTCTACAATCTGGCTGACATCGCCTTGAACGAACGTGAACATGCGACAATGTATTTCCTGAAATGGTTCATTGATGAGCAAGTGGAAGAGGAAGCCTTGTTTGACAACATTATTCAGAAGCTGCGTCGCATTGAAAAAGACAGCAATGCCTTCTATATGCTGGATGCCGAATTTGGCAAACGTTCATTCACTGCTCCCGCTGAATAA
- a CDS encoding polysaccharide deacetylase family protein has protein sequence MMLHIRKSIMVTLAILLIIPLLLPQSVSAQSASSKDRASKANAKIIYLTFDDGPTAHTGQLLDILDQYNAKATFFMLGPQMEKFQKATKRIVADGHGLGLHGVSHVPSKFYKSAYSGLKEMQQANVSLNKVAGVKTSLVRTPYGSKPYLKPAFRNVLLGQGGFHLWDWNVDSEDWKYKQDHQKVYNSVMKQIHTVQKSGTTPVVLMHDQEATLKVLPQVLKTLKAEGYRFEVLSKKVQPVNFWNDKR, from the coding sequence ATGATGTTACATATTCGCAAATCTATCATGGTCACACTTGCTATTTTACTAATCATTCCACTTTTATTGCCGCAGTCGGTATCTGCCCAATCCGCTTCATCGAAGGATCGTGCAAGCAAAGCAAATGCCAAAATCATATATCTGACTTTTGATGATGGGCCAACCGCTCATACGGGTCAGTTACTGGATATTCTGGATCAGTATAATGCGAAGGCTACGTTTTTCATGCTGGGTCCTCAGATGGAGAAATTTCAGAAGGCTACCAAACGAATTGTAGCTGACGGGCATGGATTGGGTCTGCATGGTGTGAGTCATGTTCCAAGCAAATTCTATAAATCCGCATATAGCGGTTTGAAAGAGATGCAACAGGCCAATGTAAGTCTGAACAAGGTTGCTGGAGTTAAAACAAGTCTCGTTCGGACGCCATATGGTAGTAAACCATATCTCAAACCGGCATTCCGTAACGTGCTGCTGGGTCAGGGTGGATTCCATCTATGGGATTGGAATGTGGATTCGGAAGACTGGAAGTACAAGCAAGATCACCAGAAAGTCTATAACAGTGTAATGAAGCAGATCCACACCGTACAAAAGAGTGGAACAACGCCGGTTGTGCTGATGCACGACCAGGAAGCAACGCTGAAAGTATTACCGCAAGTATTAAAAACATTGAAGGCAGAAGGGTATCGTTTTGAAGTATTAAGCAAGAAGGTGCAGCCGGTTAACTTCTGGAACGACAAACGTTAA
- a CDS encoding response regulator transcription factor, with protein MIRIVIAEDQRMMLGALSSLLNLEEDMEVVGRASNGQEALTLVQELAPDICLMDIEMPVKSGLEAAEELKGMSCKVIILTTFARTGYFERALKGGVRGYLLKDSPIEELAEAIRQVMNGRRIFAPDLVDEAYVEENPLTERENAVLGLMADGKNTKEIAGHLFITTGTVRNYISIILNKLNASNRIEAITRSKEKGWFK; from the coding sequence ATGATTAGAATTGTAATCGCGGAAGATCAGCGCATGATGCTCGGTGCCTTGTCTTCCCTTCTCAATCTGGAGGAAGATATGGAAGTCGTCGGACGTGCCAGCAACGGCCAGGAAGCCCTTACCCTTGTACAGGAGCTTGCACCAGACATCTGTCTGATGGATATAGAAATGCCCGTGAAAAGCGGCCTCGAAGCCGCAGAAGAACTCAAAGGAATGAGCTGTAAGGTCATTATCCTAACCACTTTTGCCCGGACCGGATATTTCGAACGCGCCTTAAAGGGTGGTGTCCGTGGTTACCTGCTTAAGGACAGTCCAATTGAAGAACTTGCTGAGGCGATCCGCCAAGTTATGAATGGCAGACGTATCTTCGCTCCCGACTTGGTAGACGAAGCTTATGTAGAAGAAAATCCTCTGACAGAGCGCGAAAATGCCGTACTAGGCCTCATGGCCGATGGCAAAAACACCAAGGAAATCGCCGGGCATCTATTCATCACAACGGGTACGGTGCGTAACTATATTTCCATTATTCTCAACAAGTTAAATGCCAGTAACCGCATTGAGGCCATCACTCGCTCTAAGGAAAAAGGGTGGTTCAAATGA
- a CDS encoding sensor histidine kinase, with translation MQKWMQIFYKNTGLNPYVWLVFFILPFYYISQYSKLWTMVTGIVIILVFFVCYLLAFITKGWQVYMWIGLLIAISITMTIAYDYAYFSLFLAFFIGNIKNKAGFFTLYSVNLGASFLTINYGFINQSSLLVSQFPFVFISLMASILLPISTYNKNKTEQLEGQLENANKRLDDLVKMEERQRIARDLHDTLGQKLSLIGLKTDLAKRLLRNNPDQAEIELNDLRQTASTALKEVREMVTTMRGTQLVDELFRAEQILKAASIEFILDGNPKLQDTSQLNENVLGMCLKEAVTNVVKHSQATACTIVIEETPANNVLTVQDNGVGIERSHRQERRGTGILGMKERLEFVNGCLDIRSDADIQGTEIIIHVPKLVRKPIKEAES, from the coding sequence ATTCAGAAGTGGATGCAGATTTTTTATAAAAATACAGGGTTAAATCCTTATGTATGGCTTGTCTTTTTCATCCTGCCCTTCTATTACATTTCACAATATTCCAAATTATGGACGATGGTAACCGGCATTGTAATCATTCTCGTTTTCTTCGTATGTTATCTGCTCGCCTTCATCACCAAGGGCTGGCAGGTATACATGTGGATTGGATTGCTCATTGCCATATCCATTACGATGACAATCGCCTATGATTATGCCTACTTTTCATTGTTTCTTGCTTTTTTTATTGGGAATATTAAAAATAAAGCTGGTTTCTTCACGCTCTATTCGGTGAACCTGGGAGCCAGTTTCCTAACCATTAATTATGGTTTTATCAATCAGAGTTCATTGCTCGTGAGTCAGTTCCCGTTTGTATTCATCAGTTTAATGGCCTCCATCCTGCTTCCAATCAGTACGTATAATAAAAATAAGACTGAACAATTGGAAGGCCAATTGGAGAATGCGAACAAGCGACTTGACGATCTCGTGAAAATGGAAGAACGTCAGCGTATCGCTCGTGACCTGCACGATACCCTTGGACAGAAGCTCTCTCTGATCGGTCTAAAAACCGATCTGGCGAAGCGGCTGCTCCGTAATAATCCCGATCAGGCCGAGATTGAATTGAACGACCTCAGGCAAACGGCAAGTACAGCTTTGAAGGAAGTCCGGGAAATGGTCACCACCATGCGTGGTACACAATTGGTCGATGAACTGTTCCGGGCGGAGCAGATTCTGAAGGCCGCTTCAATTGAATTTATACTGGATGGCAATCCGAAGCTACAAGACACGTCTCAATTGAATGAAAATGTGCTTGGCATGTGCTTGAAAGAAGCGGTCACCAACGTGGTCAAACATAGTCAGGCAACAGCATGTACCATCGTCATTGAGGAAACACCCGCCAATAATGTACTCACAGTACAAGACAACGGCGTCGGAATAGAACGATCACACAGACAAGAGCGGCGCGGAACAGGAATTTTGGGCATGAAAGAACGACTTGAATTTGTAAATGGCTGTTTGGATATTCGATCTGATGCAGACATTCAGGGTACAGAGATAATTATTCATGTTCCCAAACTCGTCCGCAAACCGATAAAGGAGGCAGAATCATGA
- a CDS encoding fatty acid desaturase, whose amino-acid sequence MSRNKEMALKKEVTPYEKNDLRLSIRQLINTLLPLFLLWAAAYFSLSVSYWLTFPIALVASGFVLRTFIIFHDCCHGSFFKSKRANDILGTITGVLTVTPYQQWKNEHSIHHATSSNLDKRGVGDIWVMTVDEYKEASPWGRLFYRIYRNPFVLFCIGPIYVFLLAYRFNRKGARRKERINTHLTTVLIVALYAFMCWLVGWQAFVMVQAPIFFFSGFFGIWLFYVQHQFEETYFEHEDEWSYVKAAVEGSSYYKLPKLLQWISGNIGFHHVHHLSPRVPNYFLEEAHNATPPLQKATTITLRSSLVALRFRLWDEDSKQFISFRQLKHLSRKPYVQPTIRVTNPAGLTEKP is encoded by the coding sequence ATGAGTAGAAATAAAGAAATGGCGCTAAAAAAAGAAGTCACCCCTTACGAAAAAAATGATCTCAGATTAAGTATCCGACAGTTAATCAATACATTGCTTCCGCTCTTCCTGCTATGGGCTGCGGCTTACTTTAGCTTATCAGTATCCTACTGGCTGACCTTCCCGATTGCCTTGGTGGCATCCGGATTTGTACTACGGACATTCATTATCTTCCATGACTGCTGTCATGGTTCATTCTTCAAGAGCAAACGTGCCAATGATATTCTCGGTACCATTACTGGTGTATTAACAGTGACACCCTATCAACAGTGGAAAAATGAGCACTCTATCCATCACGCGACAAGCAGTAATCTTGACAAACGCGGCGTTGGTGATATCTGGGTTATGACGGTTGACGAATACAAAGAAGCTTCTCCTTGGGGACGCCTCTTCTATCGGATTTATCGTAATCCGTTCGTATTGTTCTGTATCGGACCTATCTACGTGTTTCTGTTGGCTTACCGTTTCAACCGTAAAGGTGCAAGACGTAAAGAACGCATCAATACACATCTGACTACAGTATTAATCGTAGCCCTCTATGCATTCATGTGCTGGTTAGTCGGATGGCAGGCTTTTGTAATGGTGCAGGCACCTATATTCTTCTTCTCCGGTTTCTTTGGGATCTGGCTGTTCTACGTGCAGCATCAGTTTGAAGAGACTTATTTTGAACACGAAGATGAATGGAGTTATGTAAAAGCCGCTGTCGAAGGTAGTTCTTATTACAAATTGCCAAAATTATTGCAATGGATCAGTGGCAATATTGGGTTTCACCATGTGCATCACTTGAGCCCGCGTGTACCTAACTATTTCTTGGAAGAAGCACATAATGCAACACCACCCTTGCAAAAGGCAACTACCATTACACTGCGTTCAAGTTTGGTTGCCCTGCGCTTCCGTCTGTGGGATGAAGATTCTAAACAGTTCATTAGCTTTAGACAGCTCAAACATCTATCCCGCAAACCTTATGTTCAACCAACTATCCGTGTAACGAATCCAGCGGGTCTGACAGAGAAGCCTTAA